From the genome of Nicotiana sylvestris chromosome 2, ASM39365v2, whole genome shotgun sequence, one region includes:
- the LOC138885331 gene encoding uncharacterized protein: MGLYLAIDMNIQELLVIGDLDLLVYQVQEEWATKNTKILPYLYNVQELMKRFTKIEFKHVPKVQNEFVDALATLSSMTQHPDKKFIDPIPVRIHNQLAYCAHVKEETDRRPWFQYIKEYLAKGEYPEQANHTQKRTLRRLSNHLFQSRGTLYRRTPDLGLLRCVNTKEASKLLEEIHAGTCGPHMNGFILAKKILRAEYLWITMETDCIQYVQKC; this comes from the coding sequence ATGGGGCTCTAtttggccatcgatatgaatatacaagagttgctGGTAATAGGTGATTTGGATCTTCTGGTATATCAGGTTCAAGAAGAATGGGCTACAAAAAACACCAAGATCCTACCATATTTGTATAATGTACAAGAATTGatgaagaggttcacgaagatagaatttaAACATGTTCCAAAAGTCCAGAACGAGTTCGTAGATGcactggccaccttgtcatcaatgacacaacatccagacaagaagttcatcgatcccatcccggtgaggatccataatcagctggCATACTGTGCTCATGTTAAAGAAGAAACGGACAGAAGACCTTGGTTCCAATACATTAAAGagtacttggcaaaaggagagtacccagaacaggcaaatcatactcagaaacgcacattGCGGAGGCTGTCCAATCACTTATTCCAAAGCAGAGGAaccctgtatagaagaactcctgatctgggactattaaggtgtgtTAACACAAAAGAGGCTTCCAAATTGCTCGAGGAGATACATGCTGGAACCTGcggcccacatatgaatggctttatcttggccaagaagatactcagggccgaATACTTGTGGATAACCATGGAGACAGACTGCATACAGTATGTTCAGAAATGCTAA